A genome region from Thermomonospora amylolytica includes the following:
- a CDS encoding DUF5987 family protein has translation MTLEAFADTIVPGERRSPDDRAVAGAAEGPGAVAAGAVELLRTPATGIHTDLPVLADMLNEHARAYADQHGLTLDPGVPAFVALAFEDRTALVRSLVAPGHPEKDAWVLLALFSNMAFDTAAHMHTRDALAEGHPGLLAMGLMEPSPDGLWRFPAYSYGRRLADVHPDTTPSGSPR, from the coding sequence ATGACACTCGAGGCATTCGCCGACACCATCGTTCCCGGTGAACGGCGTTCCCCCGACGACAGGGCGGTCGCGGGCGCCGCCGAGGGCCCCGGGGCGGTCGCGGCGGGCGCGGTCGAGCTGCTGCGGACGCCGGCGACCGGGATCCACACCGATCTGCCGGTGCTGGCGGACATGCTGAACGAGCATGCGCGCGCGTACGCGGACCAGCACGGGCTGACGCTGGACCCCGGCGTCCCCGCCTTCGTCGCGCTCGCGTTCGAGGACCGGACCGCCCTGGTCCGCTCCCTGGTGGCCCCCGGCCATCCGGAGAAGGACGCCTGGGTCCTTCTCGCCCTGTTCAGCAACATGGCCTTCGACACCGCCGCGCACATGCACACCCGGGACGCGCTGGCCGAGGGGCATCCCGGCCTGCTGGCCATGGGGCTGATGGAGCCCTCCCCCGACGGCCTGTGGCGCTTCCCCGCCTACTCCTACGGCCGCCGGCTGGCCGACGTCCATCCCGACACCACGCCTTCGGGGAGCCCGCGATGA
- a CDS encoding GMC family oxidoreductase N-terminal domain-containing protein, translating to MSSVERTDVLVVGSGFGGAIAAYHLAAGGARVVVLERGPWLESREFEHDFKLGSSYTRIFDFVVGDGMSVLGGNCVGGGSVVYFAAMPRAPRFVFDRQGSIGRRIWPKGISRDTLEPWYDRVAEALPVTGQDWNEVTYAGGLWAAACAHAGLTANPVPVAVDNDKCTNCNWMMAGCRFDAKRSLLFNYLPAALAHGAEIRPLHEVQRLTRTDDGGYRVHYNVIDDEDYRIHTASGTIDAKIVVLAAGAGATPVILQRSEADLGKMPHAVGRYFSGNGERLNTAVIDEDRVREVLGLSREGGLAYAANQIGRGPVVANWDRLDGDLPEFSRFSLEQLYFPPGLGTILAQAPDAEDAGAPTWFGVRKKEMLRRWQSWLTIFIMSEDDNEGVFGPPPATGNAMRISQQMLGRGNLRYSPTLNTARGWAEADAAVREILERDGLAKVRPWTNDLVGAYTVHPLASCRIGDDPATSALDDRHELRGHPGIFVTDGSAVPTGLTVNPAMTIAALAERAMPAIVRAAQERGIPVRYGAPAPDGATSARRAVEPLVPGMIRG from the coding sequence ATGAGCAGTGTCGAACGCACCGACGTCCTGGTGGTGGGCAGCGGCTTCGGCGGCGCGATCGCCGCGTACCACCTCGCCGCGGGCGGCGCCCGCGTGGTGGTGCTCGAACGCGGCCCCTGGCTGGAGAGCAGGGAGTTCGAGCACGACTTCAAGCTCGGTTCGTCCTACACCCGGATCTTCGACTTCGTGGTGGGCGACGGCATGAGCGTGCTCGGCGGCAACTGCGTGGGCGGCGGCAGCGTCGTGTACTTCGCCGCGATGCCCCGCGCACCGCGCTTCGTCTTCGACCGCCAGGGCAGCATCGGCCGCCGGATCTGGCCGAAGGGGATCTCCCGGGACACGCTGGAGCCCTGGTACGACCGGGTGGCCGAGGCGCTGCCGGTCACCGGGCAGGACTGGAACGAGGTCACCTACGCCGGCGGGCTGTGGGCGGCGGCGTGCGCACACGCGGGCCTGACCGCCAATCCGGTGCCGGTCGCCGTCGACAACGACAAGTGCACCAACTGCAACTGGATGATGGCCGGCTGCCGCTTCGACGCCAAGCGGTCGCTGCTGTTCAACTACCTTCCCGCGGCCCTGGCGCACGGCGCCGAGATCCGGCCGCTGCACGAGGTGCAGCGGCTGACCCGCACCGACGACGGCGGCTACCGGGTCCACTACAACGTCATCGACGACGAGGACTACCGCATCCACACGGCGAGCGGGACGATCGACGCCAAGATCGTCGTTCTCGCCGCGGGGGCCGGGGCCACCCCGGTGATCCTGCAGCGCTCCGAGGCCGACCTGGGGAAGATGCCCCACGCGGTGGGCCGGTACTTCTCCGGCAACGGCGAACGCCTCAACACGGCGGTCATCGACGAGGACCGGGTGCGCGAGGTGCTCGGGCTCTCCCGCGAGGGCGGCCTGGCCTATGCCGCCAACCAGATCGGCCGCGGCCCGGTCGTGGCGAACTGGGACCGGCTGGACGGAGATCTCCCGGAGTTCTCCCGCTTCTCGCTGGAGCAGCTGTACTTCCCGCCGGGCCTGGGCACGATCCTGGCCCAGGCGCCGGACGCCGAGGACGCCGGCGCCCCGACCTGGTTCGGGGTGCGGAAGAAGGAGATGCTGCGGCGCTGGCAGTCCTGGCTGACGATCTTCATCATGTCCGAGGACGACAACGAGGGGGTCTTCGGCCCGCCCCCGGCCACCGGCAACGCCATGCGCATCTCCCAGCAGATGCTCGGACGCGGCAACCTCCGGTACAGCCCCACCCTGAACACGGCGCGAGGCTGGGCCGAGGCGGACGCCGCGGTGCGCGAGATCCTCGAGCGCGACGGGCTGGCCAAGGTGCGGCCGTGGACGAACGACCTGGTCGGCGCCTACACGGTGCATCCGCTCGCGTCCTGCCGGATCGGCGATGATCCGGCCACCTCGGCTCTGGACGACCGCCACGAGTTACGCGGCCATCCCGGCATCTTCGTCACCGACGGCTCCGCCGTGCCGACGGGCCTGACGGTCAACCCGGCGATGACCATCGCCGCGCTGGCCGAACGCGCCATGCCCGCCATCGTGCGGGCGGCGCAGGAGCGCGGCATACCGGTCAGGTACGGGGCCCCGGCGCCGGACGGCGCCACGAGCGCCCGCCGCGCGGTGGAGCCGCTGGTGCCCGGCATGATCCGCGGATGA
- a CDS encoding carboxymuconolactone decarboxylase family protein, translating into MSRMLARAARRGAQVQIRHVSAVPYGAAEGLAGAVYAQVEQDFGMLAPPVALHAPVPESLAACWMMLRETLLASGRVPRAVKETAAAAVSLGNTCPYCVEVHGTVLHGLASGRDATAVSQGRLASVADPRLREIAAWGMGGPSGGPAAPPGMLRTDAEAAELVGVAVTFHYLNRMVNVFLGDSPLPPGVPAALRGGARRLLARVMRAGARGRRPGRSLDLLPDAALPEDMRWAAGSPHVAGAFARAAAAFAEVGRRSVPESVRALLPDPPDGMAGENGPAMPSRAWVEPMLAGLPAADVPAGRLALLTARASYQVDRTVVDDFRRARPGDAALIGLTSWASFQAARAEGGRLYAGLKRDRPG; encoded by the coding sequence ATGAGCAGAATGCTGGCCCGGGCGGCCCGCAGAGGGGCACAGGTCCAGATCCGCCACGTCTCCGCGGTGCCGTACGGCGCCGCGGAGGGGCTGGCCGGCGCGGTCTACGCGCAGGTCGAGCAGGACTTCGGCATGCTCGCCCCACCGGTCGCGCTGCACGCCCCCGTGCCGGAGTCCCTCGCGGCCTGCTGGATGATGCTGCGGGAGACGCTCCTGGCCTCGGGCCGCGTGCCGCGTGCGGTCAAGGAGACGGCGGCGGCCGCCGTGTCGCTGGGCAACACCTGCCCTTACTGCGTCGAGGTGCACGGCACCGTGCTGCACGGCCTGGCCTCGGGGCGCGACGCCACCGCCGTCTCCCAGGGACGGCTCGCGTCGGTCGCCGATCCACGGCTGCGCGAGATCGCGGCTTGGGGGATGGGGGGCCCGTCCGGAGGTCCCGCGGCACCGCCCGGAATGCTCCGCACGGACGCCGAGGCCGCCGAGCTGGTCGGGGTGGCGGTCACCTTCCATTACCTCAATCGCATGGTCAACGTGTTCCTGGGCGATTCGCCTCTCCCACCGGGCGTGCCGGCGGCGCTGCGAGGCGGCGCCAGGCGGCTGCTCGCCCGCGTGATGCGGGCCGGTGCCCGGGGCCGCCGCCCCGGGCGGTCGCTGGACCTGCTGCCCGACGCGGCACTGCCCGAGGACATGCGCTGGGCGGCCGGCAGCCCGCACGTGGCCGGTGCCTTCGCGCGCGCGGCCGCGGCCTTCGCCGAGGTCGGGCGGCGTTCGGTGCCGGAATCCGTCCGGGCCCTCCTGCCGGACCCGCCGGACGGCATGGCCGGGGAGAACGGCCCGGCCATGCCCAGCCGGGCCTGGGTGGAGCCGATGCTCGCCGGGCTGCCCGCCGCCGACGTGCCGGCCGGGCGGCTGGCGCTGCTCACCGCCCGGGCCTCCTACCAGGTCGACCGGACGGTCGTCGACGACTTCCGCCGTGCCCGGCCCGGCGACGCGGCGCTGATCGGCCTCACCTCATGGGCGAGCTTCCAGGCGGCCCGTGCCGAGGGGGGCCGCCTGTACGCCGGGCTGAAACGGGACCGTCCGGGATGA
- the thiC gene encoding phosphomethylpyrimidine synthase ThiC, producing the protein MTEAAVSAARKTYLTSPTRPDLRVPMKEVPLSTGESVVLYDTSGPYTDPAYEVDVRRGLPALRANWIAERGDTAEYDGRPVRPEDDGRRSTDPLRDRAAFPPRRPRRATGGPVTQRAYARRGEITPEMEFVALREGVEPEFVRAELAAGRAVLPANVNHPEIEPMIIGRNFLVKVNANIGNSAVASSIEEEVEKMTWATRWGADTIMDLSTGRDIHTTREWILRNSPVPVGTVPLYQALEKVGGNPADLTWEVFRDTVIEQAEQGVDYMTVHAGVLLRYIPLTARRKTGIVSRGGSIMAAWCLAHHEENFLYTHFRELCEIFAAYDITWSLGDGLRPGSIADANDEAQFAELRTQGELTRIAAEYDNQVMNEGPGHIPMHKIKENVDLQRQWCDDAPFYTLGPLTTDIAPGYDHITSAIGAAMIGWYGTAMLCYVTPKEHLGLPDKDDVKAGVIAYKIAAHAADLAKGHKGAQAWDDALSDARFEFRWEDQFNLSLDPDTARSFHDETLPAAPAKTAHFCSMCGPHFCSMKITQDVRRFAEERGLSEQEALAEGMKAKAEEFTASGGRVYLPLTPTDG; encoded by the coding sequence ATGACCGAAGCTGCAGTGTCCGCTGCCCGCAAGACCTACCTCACCAGCCCCACCCGCCCCGACCTGCGGGTGCCGATGAAGGAGGTGCCGCTCAGCACCGGCGAGTCCGTGGTGCTGTACGACACCTCCGGCCCGTACACCGACCCCGCCTACGAGGTGGACGTGCGGCGCGGGCTGCCCGCCCTGCGGGCGAATTGGATCGCCGAGCGCGGCGACACCGCCGAGTACGACGGCCGCCCGGTGCGGCCCGAGGACGACGGCCGCCGCTCCACCGACCCGCTGCGGGACCGGGCGGCGTTCCCGCCGCGCAGGCCGCGCCGCGCCACCGGCGGGCCGGTGACGCAGCGGGCGTACGCGCGGCGCGGCGAGATCACCCCGGAGATGGAGTTCGTGGCGCTGCGCGAGGGCGTGGAGCCGGAGTTCGTGCGGGCCGAGCTGGCGGCGGGCCGGGCGGTGCTGCCGGCCAACGTCAACCACCCGGAGATCGAGCCGATGATCATCGGCCGGAACTTCCTGGTGAAGGTGAACGCCAACATCGGCAACTCCGCGGTGGCCTCCTCCATCGAGGAGGAGGTGGAGAAGATGACCTGGGCGACCCGGTGGGGCGCCGACACGATCATGGACCTGTCCACCGGCCGGGACATCCACACCACCCGGGAGTGGATCCTGCGCAACTCCCCCGTGCCGGTGGGCACGGTGCCGCTGTACCAGGCGCTGGAGAAGGTCGGCGGCAACCCGGCCGACCTGACCTGGGAGGTCTTCCGGGACACCGTGATCGAGCAGGCCGAGCAGGGCGTGGACTACATGACGGTGCACGCCGGGGTGCTGCTGCGGTACATCCCGCTGACCGCGCGGCGCAAGACCGGCATCGTCTCGCGGGGCGGGTCGATCATGGCGGCGTGGTGCCTGGCGCACCACGAGGAGAACTTCCTCTACACCCACTTCCGGGAGCTGTGCGAGATCTTCGCCGCCTACGACATCACCTGGTCGCTGGGCGACGGGCTGCGGCCCGGCTCGATCGCCGACGCCAACGACGAGGCCCAGTTCGCCGAGCTGCGCACCCAGGGCGAGCTGACGAGGATCGCGGCCGAGTACGACAACCAGGTGATGAACGAGGGTCCCGGCCACATCCCGATGCACAAGATCAAGGAGAACGTGGACCTGCAGCGGCAGTGGTGCGACGACGCCCCGTTCTACACCCTCGGCCCGCTGACCACCGACATCGCGCCCGGCTACGACCACATCACCTCGGCGATCGGCGCGGCCATGATCGGCTGGTACGGCACCGCGATGCTGTGCTACGTCACCCCCAAGGAGCACCTGGGGCTGCCGGACAAGGACGACGTCAAGGCCGGCGTGATCGCCTACAAGATCGCCGCCCACGCCGCCGACCTGGCCAAGGGGCACAAGGGGGCGCAGGCGTGGGACGACGCGCTGTCGGACGCGCGGTTCGAGTTCCGCTGGGAGGACCAGTTCAACCTGTCGCTGGACCCCGACACCGCGCGCTCGTTCCATGACGAGACGCTGCCGGCCGCCCCGGCCAAGACCGCGCACTTCTGCTCGATGTGCGGCCCGCACTTCTGCTCGATGAAGATCACCCAGGACGTGCGGAGGTTCGCCGAGGAGCGCGGGCTGTCGGAGCAGGAGGCCCTCGCCGAAGGCATGAAGGCCAAGGCCGAGGAGTTCACCGCCTCCGGCGGGCGGGTCTATCTCCCGCTGACCCCCACGGACGGCTGA
- a CDS encoding NUDIX hydrolase, with the protein MRWTLHGERSIYVSPWLDLRLADVELPDGRRFDHHLVRVRPSAGVVAVDGEGRALLIWRHRFIPDSWGWEIPGGRVEPGEDPAATAARELEEETGWRPGPLHHLLDVRPSPGLTDGIHHIFRAEGAVPAGEPTDVEAERISWVPLESVPALVARGEIVSGSTVAALLYLMTGACGNGAGAG; encoded by the coding sequence ATGCGCTGGACCCTGCACGGAGAACGCTCCATTTACGTCAGTCCGTGGCTGGATCTGCGGCTGGCCGACGTGGAACTTCCGGACGGACGCCGATTCGATCATCATCTGGTGCGCGTACGGCCGTCCGCCGGGGTGGTGGCCGTGGACGGGGAGGGCCGCGCGCTGCTGATCTGGCGGCATCGGTTCATCCCCGACAGCTGGGGCTGGGAGATCCCCGGCGGCCGGGTGGAGCCGGGCGAGGATCCGGCCGCCACCGCCGCCCGGGAACTGGAGGAGGAGACCGGCTGGCGGCCGGGACCGCTCCATCATCTGCTCGACGTCCGCCCCTCCCCCGGCCTCACCGATGGGATTCATCACATTTTCCGGGCCGAGGGCGCGGTGCCCGCCGGCGAGCCGACCGACGTGGAGGCCGAGCGGATCTCCTGGGTGCCGCTGGAGTCGGTGCCCGCCCTGGTCGCCCGGGGCGAGATCGTCTCCGGGTCCACCGTGGCGGCGCTGCTCTACCTCATGACCGGGGCTTGCGGCAACGGGGCGGGCGCGGGTTAA
- a CDS encoding CDP-alcohol phosphatidyltransferase family protein, giving the protein MEAPVEPAGRAVDRVWTVPNALSLARLLGVPLFLWLVLAGHDWWALGLLAAAGLSDWLDGMLARTLGQTSRLGVLLDPAADRLYILATLVGLTAREIIPLWLTLLLVGREVAITPIVPVLRRLGYNGTLPVHMVGKAGTLCLLYAFPLLLLGDHSGAVATGARIIGWSFAIWGTALYWWAAVLYWVQVRQLLLADRTGVHDPPRGGGTGLDPGPQAG; this is encoded by the coding sequence GTGGAGGCACCGGTCGAGCCGGCCGGGCGGGCCGTGGACCGCGTGTGGACGGTGCCCAACGCGTTGAGCCTGGCCAGGCTGCTGGGCGTGCCGCTGTTCCTGTGGCTGGTGCTGGCCGGACACGACTGGTGGGCGCTGGGGCTGCTGGCCGCCGCCGGCCTGTCGGACTGGCTGGACGGCATGCTGGCGCGGACGCTCGGGCAGACCAGCCGGCTGGGCGTGCTGCTGGACCCAGCAGCCGACCGTCTCTACATCCTGGCCACCCTGGTCGGCCTGACGGCACGGGAGATCATCCCGCTGTGGCTGACCCTGTTGCTGGTGGGCCGGGAGGTCGCCATCACCCCCATCGTCCCGGTGCTGCGCAGGCTCGGTTACAACGGCACGCTGCCGGTGCACATGGTGGGCAAGGCGGGCACGCTGTGCCTGCTGTACGCCTTCCCGCTGCTCCTGCTGGGCGACCACTCCGGCGCGGTGGCGACCGGAGCGAGGATCATCGGCTGGTCCTTCGCCATCTGGGGAACGGCGCTGTACTGGTGGGCGGCCGTCCTCTATTGGGTCCAGGTGCGGCAGCTCCTGCTGGCCGACCGCACCGGCGTCCACGATCCGCCGCGCGGCGGCGGGACGGGGCTGGACCCCGGACCTCAGGCCGGCTGA
- a CDS encoding mannose-1-phosphate guanyltransferase, which translates to MKAVVMAGGEGTRLRPMTANQPKPLLPVINRPIMEHVLRLLRRHGLTETVVTVQFLAALIRNYFGDGEELGMSLSYATEEIPLGTAGSVKNAQEALRDDRFCVISGDALTDIDLTDMVRFHERNGALVTIGLKRVPNPLEFGIIIVDEAGRIQRFLEKPTWGQVFSDTVNTGIYVMEPEVLDHVAEGVPVDWSSDVFPKLLAEGAPLYGYVADCYWEDVGTHESYLKAQADMLSGKVDVEMDGFEVSPGVWIAEGAEVDSEAVLKGPLYIGDYAKVEAGVELREFTVLGSNVVVKEGAFLHRAVVHDNVFVGPSTNLRGCVIGKNTDVMAGARVEEGAVVGDECVIEAEAYVSSAVKVYPFKTIEAGAVVNTSVIWESRGQRTLFGPRGVSGLVNVEITPELAVRLASAYATTLKKGATVVTGRDASRAARTLKRAIISALTASAIDVADLEACPLPVTRFETAREDAGGGIYIRTTPGDPQGVDIIFLDADGADLSLAAQRKLERVFGRQEFRRAFPGEIAQLSYPARTLETYTRDLLTRVDQRGVREAELKIVLDCAGGTASLVLPSLLGLVGVEVLTRNNRLDEANPTETLAERMRDLQRLGDLVSSSRAAFGARFDPVGERLSMVNENGELIGDDRALLVFLDLVAAERRGGRVALPVTTTRVAEQVCRFHGVQVEWISTSQDALTKAAAAPDVIFAGDGRGGFVFPEFSNTVDGIAGFVRLVGLVARTRLTLSQIDARIPQAHLLRRSVPTPWAAKGGVMRSVVEAAGRRTIDTTDGVRVVEDDGRWVLVLPDPAEAVTHLWAEAADDDAAQALLEEWAAVVERAGS; encoded by the coding sequence ATGAAGGCCGTTGTGATGGCGGGCGGAGAGGGAACCCGGCTGCGCCCGATGACCGCCAACCAGCCCAAACCGCTACTGCCGGTCATCAACCGGCCGATCATGGAGCATGTGCTGCGGCTGCTGCGGCGGCACGGGCTCACCGAGACCGTGGTCACCGTGCAGTTCCTGGCCGCGCTGATCCGCAACTACTTCGGCGACGGCGAGGAGCTCGGCATGTCGCTGAGCTACGCCACCGAGGAGATCCCGCTCGGCACCGCCGGCAGCGTCAAGAACGCCCAGGAGGCGCTGCGCGACGACCGGTTCTGCGTGATCTCCGGGGACGCGCTCACCGACATCGACCTGACCGACATGGTGCGCTTCCACGAGCGCAACGGGGCGCTGGTCACCATCGGCCTCAAGCGGGTCCCCAACCCGCTGGAGTTCGGGATCATCATCGTCGACGAGGCCGGCCGCATCCAGCGGTTCCTGGAGAAGCCCACCTGGGGGCAGGTGTTCTCCGACACCGTCAACACCGGCATCTACGTGATGGAGCCCGAGGTCCTCGACCACGTCGCCGAGGGCGTCCCGGTGGACTGGTCCAGCGACGTGTTCCCCAAGCTGCTCGCCGAGGGCGCCCCGCTGTACGGGTACGTCGCCGACTGCTACTGGGAGGACGTCGGCACCCACGAGAGCTACCTCAAGGCCCAGGCCGACATGCTGTCCGGCAAGGTCGACGTGGAGATGGACGGCTTCGAGGTCTCGCCCGGCGTGTGGATCGCCGAGGGAGCCGAGGTCGACTCCGAGGCCGTCCTCAAGGGCCCGCTCTACATCGGCGACTACGCCAAGGTCGAGGCCGGGGTGGAGCTGCGCGAGTTCACCGTGCTCGGCAGCAACGTGGTGGTCAAGGAGGGCGCGTTCCTGCACCGCGCGGTGGTGCACGACAACGTGTTCGTCGGCCCCTCCACCAACCTGCGCGGCTGCGTCATCGGCAAGAACACCGACGTGATGGCCGGCGCCCGGGTCGAGGAGGGCGCGGTCGTCGGCGACGAGTGCGTGATCGAGGCCGAGGCGTACGTCTCCAGCGCCGTCAAGGTCTACCCGTTCAAGACCATCGAGGCCGGCGCGGTGGTCAACACCAGCGTCATCTGGGAGTCGCGCGGCCAGCGCACCCTGTTCGGGCCGCGCGGGGTGTCCGGGCTGGTCAACGTGGAGATCACCCCGGAGCTGGCGGTCCGGCTGGCCAGCGCCTACGCCACCACCCTCAAGAAGGGCGCCACCGTCGTCACCGGCCGCGACGCCTCCCGCGCCGCCCGCACCCTCAAGCGCGCGATCATCAGCGCGCTCACCGCCAGCGCCATCGACGTCGCCGACCTGGAGGCCTGCCCGCTGCCGGTCACCCGGTTCGAGACCGCCCGCGAGGACGCCGGCGGCGGCATCTACATCCGCACCACCCCCGGCGACCCGCAGGGCGTGGACATCATCTTCCTGGACGCCGACGGCGCCGACCTGTCGCTGGCGGCGCAGCGCAAGCTGGAGCGGGTGTTCGGCCGGCAGGAGTTCCGCCGCGCCTTCCCCGGCGAGATCGCCCAGCTCAGCTATCCGGCCCGCACCCTGGAGACCTACACCCGCGACCTGCTCACCCGGGTCGACCAGCGCGGCGTCCGCGAGGCCGAGCTGAAGATCGTGCTGGACTGCGCCGGCGGCACCGCCTCGCTGGTGCTGCCCAGCCTGCTCGGCCTGGTCGGGGTGGAGGTGCTCACCAGGAACAACCGGCTGGACGAGGCCAACCCCACCGAGACCCTGGCCGAGCGGATGCGGGACCTGCAGCGGCTCGGCGACCTGGTGTCCAGCTCGCGGGCCGCGTTCGGCGCCCGGTTCGACCCGGTCGGCGAGCGGCTGTCGATGGTGAACGAGAACGGCGAGCTGATCGGCGACGACCGGGCGCTGCTGGTGTTCCTGGACCTGGTCGCCGCCGAGCGGCGGGGCGGGCGGGTGGCGCTGCCGGTCACCACCACCCGGGTCGCCGAGCAGGTCTGCCGGTTCCACGGCGTCCAGGTGGAGTGGATCTCCACCTCCCAGGACGCGCTGACCAAGGCGGCCGCCGCACCGGACGTGATCTTCGCCGGGGACGGCCGGGGCGGGTTCGTGTTCCCCGAGTTCAGCAACACCGTCGACGGGATCGCCGGGTTCGTCCGGCTGGTCGGCCTGGTCGCCCGGACCCGGCTGACCCTCTCCCAGATCGACGCGCGCATCCCCCAGGCGCACCTGCTGCGCCGTTCCGTGCCGACCCCGTGGGCGGCCAAGGGCGGGGTGATGCGCAGCGTCGTGGAGGCCGCCGGGCGGCGCACCATCGACACCACCGACGGGGTGCGGGTGGTCGAGGACGACGGCCGCTGGGTGCTGGTGCTGCCCGACCCGGCCGAGGCGGTCACCCACCTGTGGGCCGAGGCCGCCGACGACGACGCCGCCCAGGCCCTCCTGGAGGAGTGGGCCGCCGTGGTCGAACGCGCGGGTTCCTGA
- a CDS encoding RNA polymerase sigma factor, which yields MSETSRIAGSADADLIARSRHEPEAFAELFHRHAPALKRYVTRRLGADAAEDVVAETFLAAFRRRGRYDTARPDARPWLYGIATNLIGRHVRTEVRALRALQRTGVDPVTAPFTERSDERVSAVAARRALAAALAGLPAGHRDALLLVAWGGLSYEETAQALGVRIGTVRSRISRARARLRRELGGVNPTSTVSEEPVGG from the coding sequence ATGAGCGAAACCAGCCGGATCGCGGGATCGGCCGACGCCGATCTCATCGCCCGGTCCCGGCACGAGCCCGAGGCGTTCGCCGAGCTGTTCCACCGGCACGCGCCCGCCCTCAAGCGCTATGTCACCCGCAGGCTGGGCGCCGACGCCGCCGAGGACGTGGTGGCGGAGACGTTCCTGGCGGCGTTCCGCCGCCGCGGCCGCTACGACACGGCGCGCCCGGACGCGCGCCCGTGGCTGTACGGCATCGCCACCAACCTGATCGGGCGGCACGTGCGCACCGAGGTCCGGGCGCTGCGGGCGTTGCAGCGCACCGGCGTCGACCCGGTCACCGCGCCGTTCACCGAGCGCAGCGACGAGCGGGTCAGCGCCGTCGCGGCCCGCCGGGCGCTGGCCGCCGCGCTGGCCGGGCTGCCCGCCGGGCACCGCGACGCGCTCCTGCTGGTCGCCTGGGGCGGCCTCAGCTATGAGGAGACCGCCCAGGCCCTGGGCGTGCGCATCGGCACGGTCCGATCGCGGATCAGCCGTGCGCGCGCCAGGCTGCGCCGGGAGCTCGGCGGGGTCAACCCCACTTCGACCGTTAGCGAGGAGCCCGTCGGTGGATGA
- a CDS encoding CU044_5270 family protein → MTRLENLRAEVPVPDPADLRAEEERLMAAVSGASVAERPGRRAFRPRRGAVVMLAAAGTALVLAGGTLAVRGDDPSPRRPVVHVMPNASVEVLDRAADHAPRTELRPRPGQYLVFETESMASVEGDVGGGVYGRYLSRGRRTTWWPVNGPSLDAVVLETVLPARPYPGHPLPATAPRTARTGVPEKLLDFDQRPEYLRTDYAYLSRLPADPRGMYRHLYTGLGDDEEAHREAWSRVLGMLYEAYMPAPQRAALFRAAGAIPGVTVVRDARDGTGRKGVAAARIDRRAGTRVEYVFDPRTYAFLGERTVVVDPAVARAPAGTVLSYATMLKAGVVDKAPIPRPRD, encoded by the coding sequence ATGACCCGCTTGGAGAACCTGCGCGCCGAGGTCCCGGTGCCGGACCCGGCCGACCTGCGCGCCGAAGAGGAGCGGCTGATGGCCGCCGTCTCCGGGGCCTCCGTCGCGGAACGCCCCGGCCGCCGCGCGTTCCGGCCGCGCCGTGGAGCCGTGGTGATGCTGGCCGCGGCGGGCACCGCCCTCGTCCTCGCCGGAGGGACCCTCGCCGTTCGCGGCGACGACCCCTCGCCTCGGCGGCCGGTCGTGCACGTGATGCCCAACGCCTCCGTCGAGGTGCTCGACCGCGCGGCCGACCACGCCCCGCGTACCGAGCTGCGGCCCCGGCCGGGCCAGTACCTGGTCTTCGAGACCGAATCCATGGCCAGCGTCGAGGGCGACGTGGGCGGCGGGGTGTACGGCCGCTACCTGTCCCGGGGGCGCCGGACGACGTGGTGGCCGGTGAACGGCCCGTCGCTGGACGCCGTGGTGCTCGAGACGGTGCTGCCCGCCCGGCCGTACCCGGGACACCCGCTGCCGGCCACCGCGCCCCGCACCGCACGGACCGGCGTGCCCGAGAAGCTGCTGGACTTCGACCAGCGCCCGGAGTACCTGCGCACGGACTACGCCTACCTGAGCCGGCTGCCGGCCGATCCCCGGGGCATGTACCGGCACCTGTACACCGGCCTGGGCGACGACGAGGAGGCCCACCGGGAGGCCTGGTCGCGAGTGCTCGGCATGCTCTACGAGGCGTACATGCCGGCGCCGCAGCGGGCCGCGCTGTTCCGCGCCGCCGGGGCCATCCCCGGCGTCACGGTGGTCCGGGACGCCCGGGACGGCACCGGCCGCAAGGGCGTCGCGGCCGCCCGGATCGACCGGCGCGCCGGGACGCGGGTGGAGTACGTCTTCGACCCCAGGACGTACGCGTTCCTCGGCGAGCGGACCGTCGTGGTGGACCCCGCCGTCGCCCGTGCGCCGGCCGGCACCGTGCTGTCCTACGCCACGATGCTCAAGGCGGGCGTCGTCGACAAGGCCCCGATCCCGCGGCCGCGCGATTGA